In Fervidicoccaceae archaeon, the DNA window TCCTCTTCCACTCCTCGTATTCCTCGATGATTCTGTACGTTATGTTGCCGAGTATCACCTTGACGCCCTCTCTCGCTGCCTCAAGCTCGGCCTCCTTAGTTAACTTCACGTTGAATCCCAATATCACGCCGAGAGACCTCGACTCTCGAAGCGAGACCGCAGCCTCGATCACGTCGCGTCTCACGATGTGCCCTACGTCGGCTAGCCTCACGGGGATATCGCGCTTTCTGAGAGCCTCAACGAGAGCTTCGAGCGTGCCGAGTGTGTCGGCCTTTACTACGAGGCCCGATTTGTCCGTCTTGATCCTAACGCTCTCTATCTCCTCAATGACTCTCCTCTTATACTCCTCGATCTCCGCCTCATTGGCGACCGAGTAGAACGTGCCGCCGGGCACCGCCTCCTCCAGGCGAGGGGCAACGATCTTGACGCCGCAGGCCGCGTGAACCTCTTCGACGGAGACGAAGCGATCCTCCGGGCTCCGTATCTCCTGCAGAGGCTTCGGCATTAAAAGGGCCCTCACTCTGGTCACAACAGCTCCGGTCGAGGACCCGAACACTATGGTGTCGCCCCGTCTGAGCGCGCCATCGTATAATATGGCGTCGGCCGTGAGGCCCAGCCCCGGCTCCTCCTTGAGCTCTAGGAGCACGCCCCGCCCCAACCCCTCGGCGTAGACGAGCTTGTCTTTGAGGTACTGCTGCGTCAGTCCGGCCAACACGGCGAGAAGCTCGGCTACGCCTTCGCCGGTCTTGGCCGAGACAGGGACTATGGCTACGGTCTTGGTGAAGTCTCGGATTCTATCGAATCTATCGGATAAAAAGCCGCGCTCTGCCAGTTGACCGATCAATCTATATATCCTATCGTCGAGGGCTCTCAGAGCCTCCTTCGACTGCTTCTTGGCGCTCAAGATGAAGGGCTCATCGGGCTGGGGCCTCCAGCCCGGCACCCTGTCTATCTTATTCGCGGCCACGAGGAAGGGGACCTTCCTCTGCCTCAGCAGCTCGATGCTCTCGTCAGTCTGCTCCTTGACCCCCTCGTTTACGTCGATCACCAACACGGCGAAATCCGCGACCGAGCCTCCGCGCCTCCTTAAGCTCGCGAAGAGTTCGTGGCCCGGCGTGTCTATGAAGAGCAGGCCCGGTATGGTCAGCTTGAAAGGTATTAGAGCCTTGAGAGGACGCGCTATCTCCTCGATGACGTGCGCCGGAACGAGGCTCGCTCCAATGTGTTGCGTCATCTCGCCTGGCTCTCGCCTCGCCACGGTCGTGCCTCTTATCTTATCGAGGAGCGTCGTGTTGTGAGCCACGATCTCCTCGGCGACGAAGTTCTGGAAGCCCGGAACGCTGAGGTCGTACAGAGGGCCCTCGTAGCGCTCGGCGGTCACGCGCTCTACGCGCTC includes these proteins:
- the infB gene encoding translation initiation factor IF-2, producing the protein MSEKSRRLRQPIVTVLGHVDHGKCLHPDERVRVLEKGGAELVEISELFESGRGTIERVGAHERRRVDVVVLSLDPEESRLRAARASHAWRVNYEGEIYEVVTERGKRLRSSSTHPFATTRGWVPARELRAGDSIVVVEGLSPSLERVERVTAERYEGPLYDLSVPGFQNFVAEEIVAHNTTLLDKIRGTTVARREPGEMTQHIGASLVPAHVIEEIARPLKALIPFKLTIPGLLFIDTPGHELFASLRRRGGSVADFAVLVIDVNEGVKEQTDESIELLRQRKVPFLVAANKIDRVPGWRPQPDEPFILSAKKQSKEALRALDDRIYRLIGQLAERGFLSDRFDRIRDFTKTVAIVPVSAKTGEGVAELLAVLAGLTQQYLKDKLVYAEGLGRGVLLELKEEPGLGLTADAILYDGALRRGDTIVFGSSTGAVVTRVRALLMPKPLQEIRSPEDRFVSVEEVHAACGVKIVAPRLEEAVPGGTFYSVANEAEIEEYKRRVIEEIESVRIKTDKSGLVVKADTLGTLEALVEALRKRDIPVRLADVGHIVRRDVIEAAVSLRESRSLGVILGFNVKLTKEAELEAAREGVKVILGNITYRIIEEYEEWKRRLELEEVMRELETIVRPAKIRIIPGCVFRRSEPAIVGVEVLGGVLRPGAPLMRSDGRRLGVVMQLQDKGRAVEQARAGAQIAISIRGNVMVGRHVEEGDVLYTDVPDAHARALLTKFRQMISDDEVYVLKEIAEIKRRTDPLYALV